One Halichoerus grypus chromosome 1, mHalGry1.hap1.1, whole genome shotgun sequence genomic region harbors:
- the PNPLA6 gene encoding patatin-like phospholipase domain-containing protein 6 isoform X8: MEAPLQTGMVLGVMIGAGVAVLVTAVLILLLVRRLRVPKTPAPDGPRYRFRKRDKVLFYGRKIMRKVSQSTSSLVDASVCTTSRPRMKKKLKMLNIAKKILRIQKEAPTLQRKEPPPAVLEADLTEGDLANSHLPSEVLYMLKNVRVLGHFEKPLFLELCRHMVFQRLSQGDYVFRPGQPDASIYVVQDGLLELCLPGPDGKECVVKEVVPGDSVNSLLSILDVITGHQHPQRTVSARAARDSTVLRLPVEAFSAVFTKYPESLVRVVQIIMVRLQRVTFLALHNYLGLTNELFSHEIQPLRLFPSPGLPARTSPVRGSKRVASTSATEEPRETPGRLPDPTGAPLPGPAGDPVKPTSLEAPSAPLLSRCISMPVDISGLQGGPRSDFDMAYERGRISVSLQEEASGGPQAAPVRTPTQEPREQPAGACEHSYCEDELATGGCPFGPYQGRQTSSIFEAAKRELAKLMRIEDPALLSSRVLLHHAKAGTIIARQGDQDVSLHFVLWGCLHVYQRMIDKAEDVCLFVAQPGELVGQLAVLTGEPLIFTLRAQRDCTFLRISKSDFYEIMRAQPSVVLSAAHTVAARMSPFVRQMDFAIDWTAVEAGRALYRQGDRSDCTYIVLNGRLRSVIQRGSGKKELVGEYGRGDLIGVVEALTRQPRATTVHAVRDTELAKLPEGTLGHIKRRYPQVVTRLIHLLSQKILGNLQQLQGPFPAGSGLGVPPHSELTNPASNLATVAVLPVCAEVPMVAFTLELQHALQAIGPTLLLNSDTVRARLGASALDSIQEFRLSGWLAQQEDAHRIVLYQTDASLTPWTVRCLRQADCILIVGLGDQEPTLGQLEQMLENTAVRALKQLVLLHREEGSGPTRTVEWLNMRSWCSGHLHLRCPRRLFSRRSPAKLHELYEKVFSRRADRHSDFSRLARVLTGNTIALVLGGGGARGCSHIGVLKALEEAGVPVDLVGGTSIGSFIGALYAEERSASRTKQRAREWAKGMTSVMEPVLDLTYPVTSMFTGSAFNRSIHRVFQDKQIEDLWLPYFNVTTDITASAMRVHKDGSLWRYVRASMTLSGYLPPLCDPKDGHLLMDGGYINNLPADIARSMGAKTVIAIDVGSQDETDLSTYGDSLSGWWLLWKRLNPWADKIKVPDMAEIQSRLAYVSCVRQLEVVKSSSYCEYLRPPIDCFKTMDFGKFDQIYDVGYQYGKAVFGGWSRGDIIEKMLTDRRSADLNESRRADVLAFPSSGFTDLAEIVSRIEPPTSYVSDGCADGEESDCLTEYEEDVGPDCSRDEGGSPEGASPSTASEMEEEKSVLRHRRCLPLDPPSSAAEA, encoded by the exons GTGCTGGGCGTGATGATTGGGGCCGGAGTCGCGGTGCTGGTCACTGCAGTGCTCATCCTCCTGCTGGTGCGGAGGCTCCGAGTGCCGA AAACGCCAGCACCGGATGGCCCCCGGTATCGATTCCGGAAGAGGGACAAAGTGCTCTTCTATGGTCGGAAAATTATGCGGAAG GTATCACAGTCCACTTCCTCCCTGGTGGACGCTTCTGTCTGCACCACTTCCCGGCCACGCATGAAGAAGAAACttaagatgctcaacattgccAAGAA GATCCTTCGTATCCAGAAAGAGGCACCAACACTGCAACGGAAGGAGCCCCCGCCTGCAGTGCTCGAGGCTGACTTGACGGAGGGTGACCTGGCTAACTCCCACCTGCCCTCCGAGGTGCTCTACATGCTCAAGAATGTCCG GGTGCTGGGCCACTTCGAGAAGCCTCTCTTTCTGGAGCTCTGCCGACACATGGTCTTCCAGCGGCTCAGCCAGGGGGACTATGTCTTCCGGCCAGGCCAGCCGGACGCCAGTATCTACGTGGTGCAGGATGGGCTGCTGGAGCTCTGTCTGCCAGGGCCG GATGGGAAGGAGTGTGTGGTGAAGGAAGTGGTCCCTGGGGACAGCGTCAACAGCCTTCTGAGCATCCTGGATGTCATCACT GGCCACCAGCACCCCCAGCGGACTGTATCTGCCCGGGCAGCCCGGGACTCCACAGTGCTGCGGCTGCCCGTGGAGGCCTTCTCTGCCGTGTTCACCAAGTACCCCGAGAGCTTGGTGCGGGTGGTGCAG ATCATCATGGTGAGGCTGCAGCGGGTCACCTTTCTGGCCCTTCACAACTACCTGGGTCTGACCAACGAGCTGTTTAGCCAC GAGATCCAGCCTCTGCgcctcttccccagccctggcctcccagCCCGCACCAGCCCCGTGCGTGGCTCCAAGCGGGTGGCCAGCACCTCAGCTACTGAGGAGCCTAGGGAGACTCCTGGCCGGCTGCCTGACCCCACTGGGGCCCCACTACCTGGACCTGCAG GGGACCCGGTGAAGCCTACATCCCTGGaggctccctctgctcccctgctgAGTCGCTGCATCTCCATGCCAGTGGACATCTCAG GCTTGCAGGGTGGGCCCCGTTCTGACTTCGACATGGCGTATGAGCGTGGCCGGATCTCCGTGTCCCTGCAGGAAGAGGCCTCAGGGGGGCCCCAGGCAGCTCCCGTTCGG ACCCCCACTCAGGAGCCCCGGGAGCAGCCAGCGGGCGCCTGCGAGCACAGCTACTGCGAGGATGAGCTGGCCACCGGTGGCTGCCCCTTCGGGCCCTACCAGGGACGCCAGACAAGCAGCATCTTTGAGGCAGCAAAACGGGAGCTGGCGAAACTGATGCGGATTGAG GACCCCGCCCTCCTGAGCAGCCGGGTCTTGCTGCATCATGCCAAAGCTGGTACCATCATTGCCCGCCAGGGGGACCAG GATGTGAGCCTGCACTTTGTGCTGTGGGGCTGCCTGCATGTCTACCAGCGCATGATCGACAAGGCAGAGGATGTGTGTCTGTTCGTGGCACAACCTGGGGAGCTGGTGGGGCAGCTGGCAGTGCTCACAGGCGAGCCCCTCATCTTCACACTGAGAGCCCAGCGAGATTGCACCTTCCTGAGGATCTCTAAGTCCGACTTCTATGA GATCATGCGTGCACAGCCCAGTGTGGTGCTGAGTGCCGCGCACACCGTGGCCGCGAGGATGTCGCCCTTCGTGCGCCAGATGGACTTTGCCATCGACTGGACGGCTGTGGAGGCGGGACGGGCTTTGTACAG gcagggCGACCGCTCCGACTGCACCTACATTGTGCTCAATGGGCGGCTGCGCAGTGTCATCCAGCGGGGCAGCGGCAAGAAGGAGCTGGTGGGCGAGTACGGCCGCGGGGACCTCATTGGGGTG GTGGAGGCGCTGACACGGCAGCCTCGTGCCACGACGGTGCACGCTGTGCGCGACACGGAGCTGGCCAAACTCCCGGAGGGCACCCTGGGCCACATCAAACGTCGATACCCTCAG GTCGTAACTCGCCTCATCCACCTGCTAAGCCAGAAGATTTTAGGGAATTTGCAGCAGCTGCAAGGACCCTTCCCAG CAGGCTCGGGACTAGGCGTACCCCCTCACTCGGAGCTTACCAACCCAGCCAGCAACCTGGCAACGGTGGCAGTCCTGCCAGTGTGTGCCGAGGTGCCCATGGTGGCCTTTACTCTGGAGCTGCAGCATGCTCTGCAAGCTATCG GGCCTACACTCCTTCTCAACAGTGACACCGTCCGGGCCCGCCTGGGGGCTTCTGCTCTCGATAG cATCCAAGAGTTCCGGCTGTCAGGATGGCTGGCCCAGCAGGAGGATGCGCACCGCATCGTGCTCTACCAGACTGACGCATCGCTGACTCCCTGGACCGTCCGCTGCCTGCGCCAGGCCGACTGCATCCTCATCGTGGGCCTGGGCGACCAGGAGCCCACTCTCGGCCAG CTGGAGCAGATGCTGGAGAATACAGCGGTGCGCGCGCTCAAGCAGCTGGTCCTGCTGCACCGGGAGGAGGGCTCAGGCCCCACGCGCACCGTGGAGTGGCTCAACATGCGCAGCTGGTGCTCAGGGCACTTGCATCTGCGCTGTCCACGCCGCCTCTTCTCCCGCCGCAGCCCTGCCAAGTTG CACGAGCTCTACGAGAAGGTTTTCTCCAGGCGCGCTGACCGGCACAGCGACTTCTCCCGCCTGGCGCGGGTGCTCACCGGCAACACCATTGCCCTGGtgctgggcgggggcggggccag GGGTTGCTCACACATCGGCGTGCTGAAGGCATTGGAGGAGGCAGGTGTCCCTGTCGACCTGGTGGGCGGCACATCCATCGGCTCCTTCATCGGGGCCCTGTACGCGGAGGAGCGGAGCGCCAGTCGCACGAAGCAGCGGGCCCGGGAGTGGGCCAAG GGCATGACCTCGGTGATGGAGCCGGTGTTGGACCTCACGTACCCCGTCACCTCCATGTTCACCGGGTCGGCCTTCAACCGCAGCATCCACCGGGTCTTCCAGGACAAGCAGATTGAG GACCTGTGGCTGCCGTACTTCAACGTGACCACGGACATCACCGCCTCGGCCATGCGTGTCCACAAAGATG GCTCCCTGTGGCGGTACGTCCGCGCCAGCATGACGCTCTCGGGCTACCTGCCGCCGCTGTGCGACCCGAAGGACGGGCACCTCCTCATGGACGGCGGCTACATCAACAACCTGCCAG cGGACATTGCCCGCAGTATGGGTGCCAAGACCGTCATCGCCATCGATGTGGGAAGCCAGGATGAGACAGACCTCAGCACCTACGGGGACAGCCTGTCTGGCTGGTGGCTGCTGTGGAAGCGGCTAAACCCCTGGGCAGACAAGATCAAGGTTCCAGACATGGCCGAGATCCAGTCCCGCCTGGCCTATGTGTCCTGTGTGCGGCAGCTGGAGGTCGTCAAGTCCAGCTCCTACTGCGAGTACCTGCGCCCGCCCATCGACTGCTTCAAGACCATGGACTTCGGGAAGTTCGACCAGATCTAT GATGTGGGCTACCAGTACGGGAAGGCTGTGTTTGGGGGCTGGAGCCGGGGCGACATCATTGAAAAGATGCTCACGGACCGGCGATCTGCCGACCTCAACGAGAGCCGCCGCGCAGAC GTGCTGGCCTTCCCCAGCTCTGGCTTCACCGACTTGGCGGAGATCGTGTCCCGGATTGAGCCCCCCACGAGCTACGTTTCTGACGGCTGTGCTGACG GGGAGGAATCGGACTGCCTGACGGAGTATGAGGAGGACGTAGGCCCTGACTGCTCGCGGGACGAGGGGGGCTCTCCCGAGGGTGCGAGCCCCAGCACTGCCTCCGAGATG gaggaggagaagtcCGTTCTCCGGCACCGGCGCTGTCTGCCCCTGGACCCTCCCAGCTCAGCTGCGGAGGCCTGA
- the PNPLA6 gene encoding patatin-like phospholipase domain-containing protein 6 isoform X12 produces the protein MAPGIDSGRGTKCSSMVGKLCGRILRIQKEAPTLQRKEPPPAVLEADLTEGDLANSHLPSEVLYMLKNVRVLGHFEKPLFLELCRHMVFQRLSQGDYVFRPGQPDASIYVVQDGLLELCLPGPDGKECVVKEVVPGDSVNSLLSILDVITGHQHPQRTVSARAARDSTVLRLPVEAFSAVFTKYPESLVRVVQIIMVRLQRVTFLALHNYLGLTNELFSHEIQPLRLFPSPGLPARTSPVRGSKRVASTSATEEPRETPGRLPDPTGAPLPGPAALGSEGQEPDHVSLPGDPVKPTSLEAPSAPLLSRCISMPVDISGLQGGPRSDFDMAYERGRISVSLQEEASGGPQAAPVRTPTQEPREQPAGACEHSYCEDELATGGCPFGPYQGRQTSSIFEAAKRELAKLMRIEDPALLSSRVLLHHAKAGTIIARQGDQDVSLHFVLWGCLHVYQRMIDKAEDVCLFVAQPGELVGQLAVLTGEPLIFTLRAQRDCTFLRISKSDFYEIMRAQPSVVLSAAHTVAARMSPFVRQMDFAIDWTAVEAGRALYRQGDRSDCTYIVLNGRLRSVIQRGSGKKELVGEYGRGDLIGVVEALTRQPRATTVHAVRDTELAKLPEGTLGHIKRRYPQVVTRLIHLLSQKILGNLQQLQGPFPAGSGLGVPPHSELTNPASNLATVAVLPVCAEVPMVAFTLELQHALQAIGPTLLLNSDTVRARLGASALDSIQEFRLSGWLAQQEDAHRIVLYQTDASLTPWTVRCLRQADCILIVGLGDQEPTLGQLEQMLENTAVRALKQLVLLHREEGSGPTRTVEWLNMRSWCSGHLHLRCPRRLFSRRSPAKLHELYEKVFSRRADRHSDFSRLARVLTGNTIALVLGGGGARGCSHIGVLKALEEAGVPVDLVGGTSIGSFIGALYAEERSASRTKQRAREWAKGMTSVMEPVLDLTYPVTSMFTGSAFNRSIHRVFQDKQIEDLWLPYFNVTTDITASAMRVHKDGSLWRYVRASMTLSGYLPPLCDPKDGHLLMDGGYINNLPADIARSMGAKTVIAIDVGSQDETDLSTYGDSLSGWWLLWKRLNPWADKIKVPDMAEIQSRLAYVSCVRQLEVVKSSSYCEYLRPPIDCFKTMDFGKFDQIYDVGYQYGKAVFGGWSRGDIIEKMLTDRRSADLNESRRADVLAFPSSGFTDLAEIVSRIEPPTSYVSDGCADGEESDCLTEYEEDVGPDCSRDEGGSPEGASPSTASEMEEEKSVLRHRRCLPLDPPSSAAEA, from the exons ATGGCCCCCGGTATCGATTCCGGAAGAGGGACAAAGTGCTCTTCTATGGTCGGAAAATTATGCGGAAG GATCCTTCGTATCCAGAAAGAGGCACCAACACTGCAACGGAAGGAGCCCCCGCCTGCAGTGCTCGAGGCTGACTTGACGGAGGGTGACCTGGCTAACTCCCACCTGCCCTCCGAGGTGCTCTACATGCTCAAGAATGTCCG GGTGCTGGGCCACTTCGAGAAGCCTCTCTTTCTGGAGCTCTGCCGACACATGGTCTTCCAGCGGCTCAGCCAGGGGGACTATGTCTTCCGGCCAGGCCAGCCGGACGCCAGTATCTACGTGGTGCAGGATGGGCTGCTGGAGCTCTGTCTGCCAGGGCCG GATGGGAAGGAGTGTGTGGTGAAGGAAGTGGTCCCTGGGGACAGCGTCAACAGCCTTCTGAGCATCCTGGATGTCATCACT GGCCACCAGCACCCCCAGCGGACTGTATCTGCCCGGGCAGCCCGGGACTCCACAGTGCTGCGGCTGCCCGTGGAGGCCTTCTCTGCCGTGTTCACCAAGTACCCCGAGAGCTTGGTGCGGGTGGTGCAG ATCATCATGGTGAGGCTGCAGCGGGTCACCTTTCTGGCCCTTCACAACTACCTGGGTCTGACCAACGAGCTGTTTAGCCAC GAGATCCAGCCTCTGCgcctcttccccagccctggcctcccagCCCGCACCAGCCCCGTGCGTGGCTCCAAGCGGGTGGCCAGCACCTCAGCTACTGAGGAGCCTAGGGAGACTCCTGGCCGGCTGCCTGACCCCACTGGGGCCCCACTACCTGGACCTGCAG CTTTAGGCTCTGAGGGGCAGGAGCCTGACCACGTGTCTCTCCCAGGGGACCCGGTGAAGCCTACATCCCTGGaggctccctctgctcccctgctgAGTCGCTGCATCTCCATGCCAGTGGACATCTCAG GCTTGCAGGGTGGGCCCCGTTCTGACTTCGACATGGCGTATGAGCGTGGCCGGATCTCCGTGTCCCTGCAGGAAGAGGCCTCAGGGGGGCCCCAGGCAGCTCCCGTTCGG ACCCCCACTCAGGAGCCCCGGGAGCAGCCAGCGGGCGCCTGCGAGCACAGCTACTGCGAGGATGAGCTGGCCACCGGTGGCTGCCCCTTCGGGCCCTACCAGGGACGCCAGACAAGCAGCATCTTTGAGGCAGCAAAACGGGAGCTGGCGAAACTGATGCGGATTGAG GACCCCGCCCTCCTGAGCAGCCGGGTCTTGCTGCATCATGCCAAAGCTGGTACCATCATTGCCCGCCAGGGGGACCAG GATGTGAGCCTGCACTTTGTGCTGTGGGGCTGCCTGCATGTCTACCAGCGCATGATCGACAAGGCAGAGGATGTGTGTCTGTTCGTGGCACAACCTGGGGAGCTGGTGGGGCAGCTGGCAGTGCTCACAGGCGAGCCCCTCATCTTCACACTGAGAGCCCAGCGAGATTGCACCTTCCTGAGGATCTCTAAGTCCGACTTCTATGA GATCATGCGTGCACAGCCCAGTGTGGTGCTGAGTGCCGCGCACACCGTGGCCGCGAGGATGTCGCCCTTCGTGCGCCAGATGGACTTTGCCATCGACTGGACGGCTGTGGAGGCGGGACGGGCTTTGTACAG gcagggCGACCGCTCCGACTGCACCTACATTGTGCTCAATGGGCGGCTGCGCAGTGTCATCCAGCGGGGCAGCGGCAAGAAGGAGCTGGTGGGCGAGTACGGCCGCGGGGACCTCATTGGGGTG GTGGAGGCGCTGACACGGCAGCCTCGTGCCACGACGGTGCACGCTGTGCGCGACACGGAGCTGGCCAAACTCCCGGAGGGCACCCTGGGCCACATCAAACGTCGATACCCTCAG GTCGTAACTCGCCTCATCCACCTGCTAAGCCAGAAGATTTTAGGGAATTTGCAGCAGCTGCAAGGACCCTTCCCAG CAGGCTCGGGACTAGGCGTACCCCCTCACTCGGAGCTTACCAACCCAGCCAGCAACCTGGCAACGGTGGCAGTCCTGCCAGTGTGTGCCGAGGTGCCCATGGTGGCCTTTACTCTGGAGCTGCAGCATGCTCTGCAAGCTATCG GGCCTACACTCCTTCTCAACAGTGACACCGTCCGGGCCCGCCTGGGGGCTTCTGCTCTCGATAG cATCCAAGAGTTCCGGCTGTCAGGATGGCTGGCCCAGCAGGAGGATGCGCACCGCATCGTGCTCTACCAGACTGACGCATCGCTGACTCCCTGGACCGTCCGCTGCCTGCGCCAGGCCGACTGCATCCTCATCGTGGGCCTGGGCGACCAGGAGCCCACTCTCGGCCAG CTGGAGCAGATGCTGGAGAATACAGCGGTGCGCGCGCTCAAGCAGCTGGTCCTGCTGCACCGGGAGGAGGGCTCAGGCCCCACGCGCACCGTGGAGTGGCTCAACATGCGCAGCTGGTGCTCAGGGCACTTGCATCTGCGCTGTCCACGCCGCCTCTTCTCCCGCCGCAGCCCTGCCAAGTTG CACGAGCTCTACGAGAAGGTTTTCTCCAGGCGCGCTGACCGGCACAGCGACTTCTCCCGCCTGGCGCGGGTGCTCACCGGCAACACCATTGCCCTGGtgctgggcgggggcggggccag GGGTTGCTCACACATCGGCGTGCTGAAGGCATTGGAGGAGGCAGGTGTCCCTGTCGACCTGGTGGGCGGCACATCCATCGGCTCCTTCATCGGGGCCCTGTACGCGGAGGAGCGGAGCGCCAGTCGCACGAAGCAGCGGGCCCGGGAGTGGGCCAAG GGCATGACCTCGGTGATGGAGCCGGTGTTGGACCTCACGTACCCCGTCACCTCCATGTTCACCGGGTCGGCCTTCAACCGCAGCATCCACCGGGTCTTCCAGGACAAGCAGATTGAG GACCTGTGGCTGCCGTACTTCAACGTGACCACGGACATCACCGCCTCGGCCATGCGTGTCCACAAAGATG GCTCCCTGTGGCGGTACGTCCGCGCCAGCATGACGCTCTCGGGCTACCTGCCGCCGCTGTGCGACCCGAAGGACGGGCACCTCCTCATGGACGGCGGCTACATCAACAACCTGCCAG cGGACATTGCCCGCAGTATGGGTGCCAAGACCGTCATCGCCATCGATGTGGGAAGCCAGGATGAGACAGACCTCAGCACCTACGGGGACAGCCTGTCTGGCTGGTGGCTGCTGTGGAAGCGGCTAAACCCCTGGGCAGACAAGATCAAGGTTCCAGACATGGCCGAGATCCAGTCCCGCCTGGCCTATGTGTCCTGTGTGCGGCAGCTGGAGGTCGTCAAGTCCAGCTCCTACTGCGAGTACCTGCGCCCGCCCATCGACTGCTTCAAGACCATGGACTTCGGGAAGTTCGACCAGATCTAT GATGTGGGCTACCAGTACGGGAAGGCTGTGTTTGGGGGCTGGAGCCGGGGCGACATCATTGAAAAGATGCTCACGGACCGGCGATCTGCCGACCTCAACGAGAGCCGCCGCGCAGAC GTGCTGGCCTTCCCCAGCTCTGGCTTCACCGACTTGGCGGAGATCGTGTCCCGGATTGAGCCCCCCACGAGCTACGTTTCTGACGGCTGTGCTGACG GGGAGGAATCGGACTGCCTGACGGAGTATGAGGAGGACGTAGGCCCTGACTGCTCGCGGGACGAGGGGGGCTCTCCCGAGGGTGCGAGCCCCAGCACTGCCTCCGAGATG gaggaggagaagtcCGTTCTCCGGCACCGGCGCTGTCTGCCCCTGGACCCTCCCAGCTCAGCTGCGGAGGCCTGA